The Sporosarcina ureae genomic sequence GCAGTGGACTGAAGGAACGTATTATAATTATACATCATGATGCGCTCGAGTTAGATGAAACGAAGTTACCACAAGAACCATTTGATGCACTGTTCATTGACGCAGCAAAAGGACAATATCGAAAGTTTTTCGACAAATATAGCCCACTGGTCGGTCCTGCAGGTGTAATCTATTGTGATAATATGTTCATGCATGGTATGGTGCTGTTGGAAGATGCGGACATACCGAAACGCAACCGCACGATGATACGAAATTTGCAACAATTCACGAGCTGGGCGATGCAAAACGATCACTATGAAACATCACTAGTACCAATAGGTGACGGCATTTTACTAGCTGTGAAAAAATAATAAACAGTAGATCGCAAAAGGGGAATCACTGTGAAGAAAAAACCTGTCGTAATTGGTATTACCGGTGGTTCTGGCTCCGGTAAGACAAGTGTCACAAAAAAGATACATGAAGTATTCCAAGGTCATTCAGTCGTCGTCATTGAACAAGATGATTATTATAAAGACCAATCCCATTTAGTATTTGAGGAAAGATTAACGACGAATTATGATCATCCTTTGGCGTTCGATACCGACCTATTGATTCAACATATCCATCAGTTGATCAATAGACAGGCAATCGAAAAGCCTACTTATGATTACACATTGCATACACGTTCAGCTGAAAAAGTACCTGTAGATTCACAAGACGTCATCATCCTTGAAGGGATCTTAGTATTGGAAGATGAACGATTGCGAGATCTTATGGATATCAAGCTGTTTGTTGATACGGACTCTGATATTCGCATTATTCGTCGGATTTTACGGGATATTCATGACCGTGGACGTACGGTAGATTCTGTCGTCGAGCAATATGTAAAGGTTGTGCGTCCGATGCATAATCAATTTATTGAACCTACAAAAAAGTATGCTGATATAATCATTCCCGAAGGCGGAGAAAACGCGGTCGCAATCGATTTGATGGTAACGAAGATAAAAACAATTCTTGCTTCTGTTGACGAAGTATAATATGATGATGACATAATTTTAAATTAATTCAGCATCTGCGAGAGTTTGTATAGAAAAACCTAGGATGCACGCAAGATGAGCAAGGACTTTTTTTCGTCCAAATCAGAATAGTGAACGGAAAAAGTGTAGTCAAAACTAAAATAGTTCTGCTATGTCACATAATTAAAGCTAGTGTGACATAGTATTTTTTATGAACAGACATTTGAGGAGTGTTATTACATGGTTTCAGAAAAGAAATTTCCAATGACAGCTGCAGGAAAAGCAAAGTTAGAAGAAGAACTAGAGTATTTGAAAACGGTGAAACGTGTGGAAGTAGTAGAACGCATCAAAATCGCGCGTAGCTACGGTGATTTATCGGAAAACTCCGAGTACGATTCAGCGAAAGAAGATCAGGCATTTGTCGAAGGGAAGATTTCTTCTATTGAAGGAATGATTCGTAATGCGGTCATTATTACTGAAGATGAATTGAATACGGATGAAGTACAATTAGGTAAAACAGTTACATTTAAAGAAATTCCTGATGGTGAAAAAGAGACGTATACGATTGTTGGTTCTGCTGAAGCTAATCCGTTAGAAGGTATGATCTCAAACGATTCGCCAATTGCGAAAGCATTAATTGGTCGAAAAAAAGATGATAAAGTAAAGATTCAGACTCCCGGCGGTGAAATGTCAGTAGAGATACTTGAGATAAAGTGATACACGTACCGTCTTCTCGCTAGCAGAAGACGGTATTGCTAATTTTCATTCCAACCGCGGTATACGCTTTCCATTTCATAGTAAAGGAGATGTCTGAAATGGCAGATCAAGAT encodes the following:
- a CDS encoding O-methyltransferase; its protein translation is MTDYNTYISRFAEEKEPLILEMEDYAAEHRVPIMDDTGLYTLIGLLQIQQPKRILEIGSAIGYSAIRLAKAFPDAIIYTVERDTERYEKAVEYIVRSGLKERIIIIHHDALELDETKLPQEPFDALFIDAAKGQYRKFFDKYSPLVGPAGVIYCDNMFMHGMVLLEDADIPKRNRTMIRNLQQFTSWAMQNDHYETSLVPIGDGILLAVKK
- the udk gene encoding uridine kinase — protein: MKKKPVVIGITGGSGSGKTSVTKKIHEVFQGHSVVVIEQDDYYKDQSHLVFEERLTTNYDHPLAFDTDLLIQHIHQLINRQAIEKPTYDYTLHTRSAEKVPVDSQDVIILEGILVLEDERLRDLMDIKLFVDTDSDIRIIRRILRDIHDRGRTVDSVVEQYVKVVRPMHNQFIEPTKKYADIIIPEGGENAVAIDLMVTKIKTILASVDEV
- the greA gene encoding transcription elongation factor GreA, producing MVSEKKFPMTAAGKAKLEEELEYLKTVKRVEVVERIKIARSYGDLSENSEYDSAKEDQAFVEGKISSIEGMIRNAVIITEDELNTDEVQLGKTVTFKEIPDGEKETYTIVGSAEANPLEGMISNDSPIAKALIGRKKDDKVKIQTPGGEMSVEILEIK